GCCTTGAAGCCCATTGATGAATTTTCAGGCGTGTTTGGTGGGTGACTTTTCCGAAATATTTGCTCAAATTCGTGGGCTGTAGTTCACGGTAATGTCGAGCGGAAATGCAGCAAGCCGTTTCTCAGTCTGATTTTGTCTTTGAGCTCTGTGACAGCAAACTCGTTGAGCCTGTACTAATTACTGCTTTCTACACCGTCTTATGTCCAATGACCGGGTGCAACGTCATCGTGCTTTAAGTCTGATTGAATCTAAGCGCCGTCAcgctttttggattttttttttttttgcataccaaCTAACTGAGGTTCGGTGTCGGTAATACATCCAATATTATCCGAACGGCTTACCCTCACGAGCCCATCCCGACCGTCTTGGGGCAGTacacccctgaactggttgtcagtcaatcgcagggcacaaaaagACAAGCAACCCTTCGCGGTCACATATgcgcctcgggacaatttataAAGTGCCATATTAACccgccatgcgtgtttttgcaatgtgggaggaaaccggattagcCAAAGAAAAGACGAGCAAGGGTTCCAGCAAATTGGGTGATCCACGCCTGAGCACAAGCCGCCATTTGGAGCCAGTGTCTTCCGTTGTATATGAATGAACACTTCAAGGAGCAATGTCAAATTTACAGTGCACCTGTCATGCATTTGTAGTTTGGGCTCACCTTTTGTGACATAAAGGTAGAAAAAGTCACAGTAGAAAATGGTCTGGACGACACCCGCCACCACGGCGATATGGTCAAAGAAGTTCTCCGTGTGGTAGCGCCACAACCAGTTGGCGATATAAAGGGCTCGGTACAGGCCGAGGAAGAACAAGTAGTGGGTGGTGATGGACTCGGCCTCGCCCGTCTTGGTGATCATGAAGAGCTGCGGCATGATGGCCACGGACTCCAAGAAGATCGAGAAGGTCCAAAGGACCTGGGTGCCAAGAAAGAAGCACAAAAGTTGGGAGTCGGAACTGAAAGAAAACTTCACACCGTGCAGTCAAACGTTTGCTTACCTCCAATGGCGTGAACGCGTAGTTCTCCAGTAAGGAAAGGCCAATAACTGGCACCAACAGGAACTCCACACGGAACGAGTCATTCTCAGAGTCGTAAGTGCCCCTGTGGCGCATGTAGATCATGTACACGGTCGCGTAGGACAGCGCCAAAAACACCACCTGAGGCCAGAGCGGAACTTTGATTAAATCACATCCACACATCCTCTCTCTCGCTTGCAAGTACAAGCATCGTCGCCCATTTACCTTCATGACTGTGTTGTAAGGAGAAATGAATATGGTGAATAGGTCAAGGTATCTGGTGGTGAAGACGAGCGCAAACAGCACCTGAGACTTCCCAGAGATGcctacaaacacaaaaacaacgagAGCGGTTACGATATTATAATCTAAAATGCATGTTGCGTTTCGTAGGATTTAGTGGGCATGCTGCAAACacgactcacaaaaagttagggatGTTGATTGGGCTTTAAGGTGAAATTTCACAATGAACCGAAAATATACTGTAACCTTTACAGGGGACCTTTATCGTAATGATTGAATATTTGTCCAACTGTTGCACGATTCAGTCATTTTTGCGGGAATTTTCTGTTCATTATGAGGTCTACGCCTTTGCCTCTTTGTAACGCTTCCAGTTGATCTGTGCTGGAGCCTGCTTCTTGGATAAATCAACTCGATCAGTAGCTTGCCGCTTGCAATGTAACAATTTAGTTTTGTGTGGAGCGTAAGCGAGACATGACTTTCCTTCGTCTCCCCGTCGAGTTATGTATCGCATCTTCAGATGGTCAAATCATGTTCGCCTGCGTTTTAGGTTAATCAACACATTTCAGCCGAAAGATTATTGTGAGCCCAACATCCATAGACAGCAATGTAATAAAGTGGGAGGGGAAGTACATCACAGTATGCTAACTGCCACGTAGCTTCCACTACTACAGACACATGATTCAAATTCCTCCGTTAAAACTTATGGATGATATCAGCGATATTCGTACATGTACTGTAAAAACACGACCTCACTTCAAATCAATGTCACTTTTCAATGCTGTACAATAAGCTGAAgcacaaatgtacaaaaaaatgccAACCTACCTGCACATGATCTGGATCTGTATATTTTTATTAAGAGAATAATGATGGCCAATAGATGCGACAAATCACCAGCCAGGCGAAAGGCGttcattttgtgtttccgtttcaGTTACAGTACACCTTGATTTAGTTGAATAACTATGGCCACTGGGCCGACAAGTAAATGCAATTCGCGTTACGAGCTTATGAAAAAGGCTACAAAAAGATGCCGAGCGCTGATCGCCGTTCACCCAACCGTCGACGTGTGCCGATtcgtaaacaaaaacaaaacaagcatcaGTTAGCATCTGCTCACAAGGCAGTTGTCTGGAACTAAAGTTTCAGCGAGACCAGGTGACGTGGCTGACAGCTAACGAAGCAAAACGCGAAATCCTTGTTAAGTTACATTCATGAAATAAAGCGTTTCCGGTGCTGATTTCCAAAGTTAAAGGATATTGCGTCCACATAACACCGGACATGCCGCGTTTCAGTTGTTTGTCGTAACTGAACACGTACATTAATAAAATGGCAGTAGGCATTTTATTAGAAACCTTTGTCTGAATGTGAACTGGTTTCGAGATTCAGTAGCTGTAGATAGCAAGATGGGTGGATAGAAAGAGTTATGAATGTTCTTGCTCTACATTAGTGAAgtacccattaaaaaaatgaagacaaatgtgCAGACAGGGAAATCAAACGTGCAAGACATAGGCCTACAGTGGACAAATGACCCCCAGGACTGAGCTAAAGGTTTTGGCAACTAATCTGACACCTAGGCCTGCTTAACTTCTATTTATACATACAGAGAGTCAGGTCTCGCCATCATCCTTCTCATTCATCTCATATTGTTCAGATTGCGCAACGGCTCTCCCGCCATCAATTTCTCACCGAGCACTCGGACTTGATGTTCTCTTCCAAATAGACAGTAGATAGTGgatgtattcattttgtttcGCGACTAAGTCTTTGTTGTGAATTCAATCGTCAAGGGGGTTTATTGCTCGAGAGACATTTTGCATCCATTTATCTATTAATCCATTGTTGCTCAGCTGCGTCACCCCTTCTTTGAAGTTCACCCTTTCTTTGCACACTTCTTTCAATTTCCTGGAAGTCTCTTTCCAGCTTCGACAGCATCTCTAAAtttatgttttgtgttcacCACACCATAGAAGCTATTTACAGGTTACACGTCTCCCGCCACCCCCGTATTGCTCctctttgcatttggcacattggCAGAGCTACAACCACATCCCCACTCAGAGGAGgtggtgttgaaaaaaaaaagattccaatcGGCGCTTGATGGGAGAGAGAACAACGAACGGATTGTGGGTGAACTCAGACAATGAGTTTTGTCGGCTATTCGTGCTTTAATTAGCCTGCATCTGCAGATGCGCAGTTGAAAATAGTCGCGCTCCCACGTGGCCCCTCATGACGTCCATTGTGGACGAATCACGAATGTGAGTGGGAGCCCATCGCGGCTCCAAAGGCAGCGGAGAAATGAAGCTGCACAGTTCGGAAAGCGTCAACAAAGTTGCTGCGAGGGAGGCATTTTGTCTCATTTCGTCTTCAGTGTTGTGTTGCATGATGCGCAGACatgatttttgctgtttttgttttttaaaaagtcaccttTAAATTTTTGTGCCCTTTATTCTCGTTGCTAATACAGAAAACACGGCGCAAACTTATCGTACATCGACACATATTTGTCCAGaggcgagccccccccccccccccacacatcaCCACCTTTCGTTCTCATCATTTCTCCGACTCGCCTCCTCCCTCTGCATATCTTTCATGCAGTGCAGAGGCCAGATTGACAAAGCAGTTTCAAACCAGGCTACACACAGGAGCGTGCTCAGTGGCGGGGGTTATACAATCCGCCAAGGAGGACAATAACGGATTAAAAAGGGAGGAATGATGAAAAAACGCCGAGGAAGAAACAACTAAACGAGAATGAAGGAAAAGAGAAACTCGAGCACCAGGCAACAAGTCGCTGCGGACAGTGCAAAGTGGGGATGGGAGTTTCAATCAAAGGGAAACTGAATCCAAACAGAGAAAACAACAATCAGCCTGAAaggtgagttgatttttttttttagtcagttTTTCATTCTCGATTTGACAGTTGAACTTTAGTGcaatatataaaaacaaacaaacaacaaattttCTGCTTGCACTGGTTGAGAGTAGATGAAAAATTGCAGTTGCATCGTCTCAAATATTAGGGTCAACATTTTTTAGagtagtctaaaaaaaaaaactgctgggcAAAGTATGACCGGGTCACTTTATGTTCACAGGAGTAAGCCGAGAGAGGCGATATCACAGCAggatgggaaaataaaaatgatgccgATACAGTACGTCACGATCAGCTGTCGTTGCCGCCGTGCAGCTGTCGATCAATTGAAAACTCAAATAATTTGTCAGGTTGCATCATTGAGCTTTTGATCCTTCTAAGCCAAGAGGCGGACTGACAGACATCCCGTGGCCAAATTAAAGTCAACCTGCAGACTTGCGCCACATCCACCTATCCTTTATCTTCCTCCAAGCGGCTCCGAGCcgcgacaccaaaaaaaatgtccttttgaGTGGTTGACATTCAAAGTTTATCTGGtcagatgacaaaaataaaacaagagatCAGACTCACCAAAGATGCAGATTTTTCCATAGATTTAAAATCAACTCTTCTTTCTTTTGCTCCAGCCTGTAATCTCATCCCGAGTGTGCGAAGTTCGTTAATCCACCAGCTCGCAATATATTTTTCCTGAAAAGTCAGCTTTGAATATGAATTTTGAATCACATCCGACAGTCATCCGCCAAGCTACTGCGGCCATCTTGACCCGATACCGGGTCAAATGATCATCTTTGCTCATTGGAGGCCAGAAAACGTCTAGCCGAACCGTGCTCACAggcgaccattttttttcttgagaaagCATTTATCATTTCATTATCGCCGCGTGTACAGTCGTCCTAATCGATCACTCCAGTAATTGAATCAAACGCATCTGAGATACAGATGCAAGACTTGATTGTCAAATTGATTCTTCACCGGAGACCGAAACAGTCGGTCCATAATTTCtgtgaatgttttctttgttaTTCCCTCCAAAAGGGCTGAAATAATCATAACAAAAGAGCACGAGACGAAATGTGCCTATTTCCTTTTTGTTATATGACGGGatttttccaaaaatttgcTTTCTTGACATTGAGGTGTCCGGGCACCATCTGATCCATTGCGTCCGCCGTGATCCTCGTGACGAGATAATCCCATCTCGGATGTCTGTAAACCGCAGCCGAGATAAATAAGGATTAAATCGAAATCCACATTTCTATATCGACAATACGACACAGATGATACAAAGACTGGCGCCCCCTCGTGGACAAAATCCGATTAGGTTGAAGAAATATCTCACAAATTGCAAATATGTTCTGATCGACGTCATTCTGgctggtgattttattttatttctttttttgtttttttcctgcttccAAAGTCCCCCCATTCATGACAGACTGTTTGCACTCCCTTTTTGCTTCTGTTCTTGTGTAGCGAGCGGTCTTCTCCGAGGCCCGAGCGTTGCCTGCCCGCTGGACGCCTGATCTGTGGGAGGAGTAATCAGACTGGCCTCCCACCAAAACCTCAAATGAGGGATTATTGTTGCCATGGGAACAAGTAGGTCCCCACAGGTGATATGGAGGCAGGCTTCTGTGTGGGACCGTTTGAATGGTCTCACCGACGGCTTCCGTCCGGCGATAGATGAAATCCCGGGCGCCAGCGAGCGAGCGTGCGGCGTCAGGCGGGCCGCAACCTCACCAACGGTCGAACAATTTGGtgcaggggtgtgtgtgtgtgtggggggggggggggggtctggttaATTGGACCCTTAAACGGTGTGAGTCAGAACCAGCTCAGGGATATTTCCAGCCAGCAGATCCTCACAAAAGGTTAAGGCCATCCTGTAGCGTCCTACACAGAGTTCTCCTCCTCATCCCGCAGCCGCACGAGCATCTGTTATGACAACCAGCGCATGTCATATCTTGACAGATTGTTTATATCGTATGCGCATCTCCGTTATCAGTGGActggatctctctctctctccctctttcccttttttttttcttgacttgg
This region of Hippocampus zosterae strain Florida chromosome 17, ASM2543408v3, whole genome shotgun sequence genomic DNA includes:
- the LOC127589389 gene encoding ER lumen protein-retaining receptor 3-like, which produces MNAFRLAGDLSHLLAIIILLIKIYRSRSCAGISGKSQVLFALVFTTRYLDLFTIFISPYNTVMKVVFLALSYATVYMIYMRHRGTYDSENDSFRVEFLLVPVIGLSLLENYAFTPLEVLWTFSIFLESVAIMPQLFMITKTGEAESITTHYLFFLGLYRALYIANWLWRYHTENFFDHIAVVAGVVQTIFYCDFFYLYVTKVLRGRGKMSLPMPV